In Paracholeplasma morum, a genomic segment contains:
- a CDS encoding arsenate reductase/protein-tyrosine-phosphatase family protein, translating into MKNVAFVCVHNSSRSQMAEAISKHFASDAFNAFSAGTQLKNEINPDAVKTIQKLYGIDMTKTQTPKLIEVLPRIDIVITMGCNVSCPAIESDYREDWGLDDPTGKNEQAFIDIAKTIEMNVLKLKEKIQLGI; encoded by the coding sequence ATGAAGAATGTTGCATTTGTATGTGTACACAATAGTTCGAGAAGCCAAATGGCAGAAGCAATATCAAAGCATTTTGCCAGTGATGCCTTTAATGCGTTTTCTGCAGGTACTCAATTGAAAAATGAGATTAATCCAGATGCTGTAAAAACCATTCAAAAACTATATGGCATTGACATGACAAAAACGCAAACGCCTAAATTAATCGAGGTGCTTCCAAGGATTGATATCGTCATCACAATGGGCTGCAATGTCTCTTGTCCAGCGATTGAGTCAGACTATAGAGAAGACTGGGGACTAGATGATCCTACAGGCAAGAATGAACAAGCCTTTATTGATATTGCTAAAACAATTGAAATGAATGTCCTTAAATTAAAAGAAAAAATCCAATTAGGTATATAA
- a CDS encoding class I SAM-dependent rRNA methyltransferase yields the protein MSICKIILKPKEEIRIEEGHPWVYSNEISKIEGTIQSGEIAYVFSHDNRYIGKGFLNTSSKIFVRILTRKDEPIDEAFFMKRIISANQARLDLGYKNSYRAFFGESDGIPGLIVDKYGDYLSVQIVSLGIDMRKSLFVKLLVEIFKPKGIYERSDLQVRKKEGLELIKGVLYGEIPEEIHIYENHLKMTVDIINGQKTGFYLDQQDNHNAIKPYASNKTVLDCFSNIGGFGLHAAYYGAKSVTCVDVSELACQNIQKHALLNGFMQVSTIQGDVFEVLRDFQRKSISFDTIVLDPPAFAKKQDSIKNAYNGYKDINLQAMKLINDGGYLYTCSCSHYMTIELFLQMLQEAAKDANKIAQMVELRIQSKDHPALLGGDESLYLKCVVLRIKNK from the coding sequence ATGTCAATTTGTAAAATAATCCTAAAACCAAAAGAAGAAATCCGCATTGAAGAAGGCCATCCTTGGGTTTATTCAAATGAGATTTCAAAAATAGAAGGCACCATTCAATCTGGTGAGATTGCCTATGTATTTAGCCATGATAATCGTTATATCGGAAAAGGCTTCTTAAACACCTCATCTAAGATATTCGTACGAATTCTTACAAGAAAAGACGAACCCATCGATGAAGCTTTTTTCATGAAAAGAATCATTTCAGCTAATCAAGCAAGACTTGATTTGGGATATAAAAACAGCTACCGTGCATTCTTCGGCGAATCAGACGGCATTCCTGGATTGATTGTTGATAAGTATGGAGACTACTTATCGGTTCAAATCGTATCCTTAGGCATTGATATGAGAAAATCCTTGTTCGTTAAGTTACTTGTAGAAATCTTCAAACCAAAAGGCATCTATGAACGTAGCGATTTACAGGTTAGAAAAAAAGAAGGTTTGGAATTAATCAAAGGCGTTTTATATGGCGAGATTCCTGAAGAAATCCACATTTATGAAAACCATTTAAAAATGACAGTAGACATCATCAATGGTCAAAAAACAGGTTTTTATCTAGACCAACAAGATAATCACAACGCTATTAAACCCTATGCATCCAATAAAACAGTACTTGACTGTTTCTCCAACATTGGTGGGTTCGGTTTACATGCCGCCTACTATGGAGCCAAAAGCGTTACTTGTGTGGACGTCAGTGAACTTGCCTGCCAGAACATTCAAAAACACGCCTTGTTAAATGGCTTTATGCAAGTTAGTACAATACAAGGTGATGTGTTTGAAGTCCTAAGAGACTTTCAAAGAAAATCTATAAGCTTTGATACGATTGTACTAGACCCACCCGCATTTGCGAAAAAACAAGACAGCATCAAAAACGCCTATAATGGCTATAAAGACATTAACCTTCAAGCGATGAAGTTAATTAATGATGGCGGATATCTATATACTTGTAGTTGTAGCCATTACATGACTATTGAGCTTTTCTTACAAATGCTTCAAGAAGCCGCTAAAGACGCAAACAAGATTGCACAAATGGTGGAACTCAGAATCCAATCCAAAGATCATCCGGCCCTGCTAGGCGGGGATGAATCCTTATACTTAAAGTGTGTGGTCCTACGTATCAAAAACAAATAA